gttaaattgcagagattttgttttgcaaacataaaacaaaggttgcccatttctaataaaagagttggtcaagggttttaaataaaccgaaaagttttgcttcaacaatgcatgtcacacataaacattactaacagcaacaaatatgtatgaacagagactaataatatttttcctagatagctagtactaatacaagactaacccaattggaatcacctaaAAATatcaaacctacaattttaggaatttctttgaatctgactgtacagaaaacaagatctgtaagccataaatcgtagaaacatcctaaaaatatgaggccactggcatttgaaaggtaattaaacagagattcacacgcaattggatttgggttcaaaatatttctgaaactctcacaaatggatttacaagttcactgcatgttttcaccatttgctttaactatggagttgcagaatagataaaggtttgaaacttgtttgagatgattaagaaaacattcagcaatcctacagaagtggaatcactcaattaggttcaaaaatggatttttgatgaattaaaagctaacagccatgtctgcagaacacacagaataagtttaattcaccacaaatcgtacacaactcataaaaatatgaggtcagctgcatctgaaaggtattgtaaaggtggttcttacccaactggtttcattcaaaaattcgtttccaagctcctgatttaattcgacaaagtcagatctgaccagatcttgatctgtgaaccatttcaattccaataggtcatttgaagtgaacccaactccaaaatgaaggtacgggagagggctttcacccaaaattgagtttgctcaaaaaggttttgtaaaacggaagaaatctaacaaacaatgattctgcatgtttgtagaactttatttatcatgcaaaatccgtaacgaatttgaggatgagatcaacgccaagttgtagatattttcagtacctatctgcagaactttgaaccactcgatttggatctgcacacgagatttggcggattttacaagatcgtaccagaatctgaaacagcaagaaacagaaattactgcaaggttttggacgaactttgctcaagaacttcagatctgaggatagctcaaccttctccatgcttggaccaacatgcacctgcatcaagatccaatcttagcaatggagggagaagaagaggagattaaaccatctaaggttagggagaagaaggagagggaggctctcatggtgaggatgagcttgagggagggggagagcttcatcttggtggcttgccatggctatggccggccatgggagcaaggggagcaccattttcgtggggaagtggaggaggagagtgtgagggagtggaggaaatagtagggagtgaaaagaaatgaggcaaaggagaggagtggagaggagtggagagtgggaaatgagagcaagtgaggagggagtgggctgccaagcccctttatatagagggagagggggtgggttggctgcctcctcattgattgagttggttgggaggtagcctcctcattgattgagtTGGTTGGGAGGCTGCCCATTTATGGATTGGGGTAGGTGGGAGGCATGGCTTGTATAAGAAGAAAAAGGGGAGATAGTGCTGGCCGAATTTTGAATGCAAACACaaattggccggctccattcttgccaaacaaaaatgaacaatgagagagagatgcacatcatccatgtgcatgatgttgaggaggtaatgtTGATGGAGGTTGAGACATAGAGATAGAAATGGAGAGTGAGAGTGATATGCATTAAAAGGAAAATTTGTTATCACTTTGTTTGTGGCAAACAAATGATGGAAAGAGATAGATCCAAGGTTTAGAGGGGTAGTGATGGAAGTACAGATACAACACCAATGGTGAATATGGTGGCATAAAATCAATTCAAGAGGTCAAGGTGTTGATGGAAAAGAATGGGGGAGTGAGATAGGTATGAGGAAAAATAAGTTGTTCTAAAAAAAGAGGTCAATTTGGAGTGGTTTGAAATACTCCCTGAGTCTAGGGTTCAGTTGAAGGGAGtccatttgaaagtatcaaatgatcatccatttgatcaagaattggaggatgaggggatacaatgtggtaaatcagtgatgtgcataagatgtgcaaggattgtcatttgaaaaaaaaagaatttatttgaaagggatttgaaacacctcaattgggaatgaactcaagtggaatggaatttgaaaatgttgagagaaactagttggaacataggaggtcaaaatgttctacttactttctcaagtgaagtagagtttttctcaaatgtaaaataagcaagaggaagacaagaaatggtataggtaccataaacaagccttttgtaaaatggaaaacaaaatagaaaataatgttttagaaatcagtacttggtagaaatgggatgaaaaacaaaacccatttcagttctttgttttctttgaagaaatatcctgaaaagattttataaaactagaagtagttttgtgatcaaaactagagaaggaaaatcaatagggtttttgagaaagaaactaatttagggaggagtgttctcaagggtagatggtggcctcaaaatgtacccatcattcccaatcttggttttgtgaagattaaacttgaataaaaacaagaggtaaaagtgaaggaagtgatcttgaggtaaaacattggatagggtacaagatcaagttgaatatatgagctgcaaggattgactgagacatgcaagacgtggaggttgaagaggatgttgcatagatgagatccatgcattgaggtcaacaataacagtggtggttgcttagatatcaactgccaaagtctggaacttataagcttgccaaaacagattgttgacttggcttcagaatcaacctatgatgagtgggcataagagaaggatgtgatgagggtagatgatcccaaattttggattcaaggatggtttgagctggactaacacaaataggaatatcaagatggcacactcatgttgccatcaggagaagagtttgatgtagtaaaaaggaaaacaattttacctaagtcacacatgtgttttattaggtgagttgtatgtctgaccactagaggtgttgttctttgaggtactcaacacagaactcaacaagaaatcaagacaatatatctagtggcagatcaaagcaattcatcacaacaaacaaatcaaggcaactcatctaaattggtctatagaaaaagtttttgttccccctaatttttgaaatatggacaattaatcaaggttgcaaaagttggggtgttacagatcttccacccttaaaataatctcgtcccgagattactgagcgtagaactggaggggttgtaaagtttaacgaAAATTAGACTCCATTTTTATGTAGACATGCCTTTGTGTGGAGAGGGTCGCAACTTCAGCTTGTGAGAGACATGATGGATTTCTgacgatggcgagcttcatgaagaggctgACGACTCCGTGCAGATGTTGGATCTATACCTTCTTAATGATCCTAGCGGGGTTCATGATTGTGGGAGAGTTAGTGCACCCAATGGTGCttgagcagggttgaaaactttttagagttagcttaaatttagtggaagacgaagtcttccatccttaaaattgttcatcggggagggggcgttaaaaactgtaagcttcggccacgggtcttgtcgggcgctttttGGAGAAGCCCTTGATCTTTGGAGTTGAACATCTTCAGCGGGCGTTGAgtagtccacggcttcaagaggggttagtgcatccCACATTTCCAACGATGTGTTAGAAAGGTTTAAAaatgttagggttagctccaacttttagtggaagacttccacccttaagatttttcatcgggctttcggaaaatcttagagcttctgccttgcggtcctgtcgggggcttctgaaggagtcatcgatcttccgtactcagttgaagaatcttcaggggcgacgtgcagaccgcaacttcaagaggcactcacggtgttaactaaaccatagGGGACGCGCCGTGAGTTAATAAGTTgatgaaacgcctggttggtacccatatgaagcagcaacaggggtcgtcgaagacaatcttcagcttgagggtcggtgctgacttcagtagcaactaagaagttagcgggtaaactacgcctaaagtcttgagtcttgaggtatcttcaggagccttcacttgatgaggaccagacgaaccatgtgatgtagcttggctttgacgctattgttcactcaacttgttagacggtgtgttagagggtagttttcaagaaaatatcctcgaggttagcgcgattatgctccaaggttagtccaaattagtatgtcttctcgcagaggtgcagtcattcttgaaggtagggcttcttctttcttggcgtagtcgagatgctccagctgatATTGAAGGAAGTTAGCGTAGATGGGGGTTTGGGTTAGTTTTCCTGATGtttgaaaaacaactgctaacggggGTAGAGTTAGAGCTTTTCGTTAACttatccaactaactagcagttagcaaagcatcggcgaggtaggtgagggtgaaaacatctttGGGAGGCTTTCTAAGCTAGTTTATCACACTAAGGGTGTTTTTCAGACCGAAAAGCCAAGACAAttatacacacaacaaacaaacaaaagacactcaaggcagcacacaagggaactacaagcaatcatcaaaccaggcaTGGTAACCTAAGTACCCATGGAATGCCTAATgcgtgggggtagctcaatcaaagcgattgagtttgtcctatccatcctattggtttgggggctggtcacatatgttgccATCTTCATTTTGCTCTTATGGACTCCAACATGGATTTTCGGGGCAGTTGGTTGCGAAGCAGGCCTGGTGTTCGGTCTTCtatgttgaggcggaggagaaaactgcgtagtcttcttgctcaacatcccggggacgtgaggtcttcgaagaggtagtTGTTGAGGTACTCCCGAAATCGTCAACTTCTTgtagctggcctaaaaattactagtcaagaactgaggacttgatcccagatgactgcaaaaagtgcaggtccacggaggaagaaggtcagctccttgaaagactttggtgacaaccaaagacatgatgttATCATCCCAACAAGCACACGGCTAcgtcggcatccaatcttcaatagctgcagTTGGAGATATATGAGTCTTCCTGAGGGATTGAGCCATCTTCGAGTTCGAGTCTccagtctgagttggggacatcgtccaatatgtaggttgaATTggctgagacaatagagtaagaattttcaaacctttttataaagcggagaggcaagaattttagaagctttgaataaataagaggagtagaagctatacttccgactaaagaaacaatttgttttgtaaatagttttgtccaagtacttgtttcctaactaacgtccatgctaactaaggtctcctacagtcaggatggctctgataccagctctgtggggaccccggactagctgtccgaaataccctgttatgtatacagttcacgatcccatgatcagtgcgccgtgaacacataaccgaactgatatcaaattacaccatccattacaaagcggaataagaaaattacaacatggtcacatgaccaatacttacataatagcctcgaagggcctgactaaacatcagagtagcatcatcacttcagcagcgcagtacccaagtcatctgccataaccctacaggcaactgactggggagACGTTCCTAgcccgcatagacgtcgtcaactccttcttcatctgtcgaactccttcaagtctggccaagtaaatagccagggacaaagccgtgagtacatttggaattgtactcgcaaaccatcaagaaggtgataaaaattctaactagagaaggcaagagaggaaaaatagtttctctcgtggatgtagcatgtggaagagaaatagtttctcttgtggatatagcatgtggaagagaaatagtttctcttgtggatatagcatcccggcatctcgagtgatggggacactaagggagtcctattacatctctatacctttgttaaagaagaggtagcataccgccatctcaattgatggggatactaggaaagtcctatgacatctctatatctttgttgaagaagatacttcaaagataaactacgacatctctatatctttattgaagaagagtccctctacatgaaacactaggaagggtcacccaattttgtttcattttcctcgaccatctccatatggtcagcaccagcctttccgtacccttccggtacatccaacacacacatttcctttggaaatcattttctaaaccaaaactcgacacagctcggtaacggccatcccaaccgtccatgaccgcggacgcggctattcgaatagttttaactctgcagagtgtgcgcactttccccacaagatctgataaatccgccgggatcatccccggttcgtcatacgaaagtatgcgagtctcggataatcagtcgaagcctttcgcctattcaacttagcaagaggtcctaccctatggagtatgtacctccccggcaccgtggcagctcacctccctttgagcgtggctccaccgccaagccaggagacccatagtgtcttccggacgggtcagccccgaaggcctcccgttatacgattgtctccaactacgacaacccggactcggggtaaCTGCactttgtatagttgtgcggtgcctcatgctaagaagaacaaacgtcaagctaagccccgtgcccacgttggagtagtgtggttgcgcgggttaattgttccgggcgaatacagagaaccatgtgtcgtttttctcaaaaacccaagtcacacacacatttcctctttccaaccatctttgtcaagatcctttcctttcataaaccatacgcttgggtaagattgcctcacccaaggttttcataaacatttacaacaaggaaaaccttgaggggttcccaacctatagtttcatgagttgaactagtattgcactacggccgagatgagagtcatcccgccatagatgaggtataaaggggtagtggagtggatcatacttgcttaaggtaagcatgtattatgacaacacaaggagaaatatactctcagatttgtggtgctaattacacaacttagatagtggagtgtcactatccaacatattctccaagatggtacacggcatactcctctcaagttgagaatacaccaagatcatgacattgatacctctatactacaaagggggtgggtgtggtgtaagttaatatcttgagatggaacatgctcaagttgagcatacaagatcaccaagtggaatagcacggccatgtTACCATCCATCCCATAACACAAGGACAATAGTGgagcatcaccactagggagtaccccacttgcaatcacACATATATGACATAAATGGAgataataacacacatagaatgaaggtgctttgaacatcaacaaatgacatccaactagacaccggatcagagatcaaaagatggcttgccttggcttatttgtccctgtacttcttcaactccatcaatataacaatcccaacaatataaataaaatcttctcatccgatt
This Lolium perenne isolate Kyuss_39 chromosome 1, Kyuss_2.0, whole genome shotgun sequence DNA region includes the following protein-coding sequences:
- the LOC127310401 gene encoding uncharacterized protein isoform X2, with product MLVQAWRRFWYDLVKSAKSRVQIQIEWFKVLQIDQDLVRSDFVELNQELGNEFLNETSWMRTIPEKKNKWNRMRRFYLYCWDCYIDGVEEVQGQISQDLKEFDR
- the LOC127310401 gene encoding uncharacterized protein isoform X1, whose translation is MQVHVGPSMEKVELSSDLKFLSKIQIEWFKVLQIDQDLVRSDFVELNQELGNEFLNETSWMRTIPEKKNKWNRMRRFYLYCWDCYIDGVEEVQGQISQDLKEFDR